A part of Leifsonia xyli subsp. xyli str. CTCB07 genomic DNA contains:
- a CDS encoding sulfurtransferase produces MSIGADPSPAFAGYAHPKRLVSTEWLAAQLGAPGLVVVESDEDVLLYETGHIPGAMKLDWHTDLNDPVIRDYVSPERFAELLGSKGIARDTTVVVYGDKSNWWAAYALWVFTLFGHEDVRLLDGGRDKWIAEGRELTREATAPQPAEYPVVKRDDTRVRTFKDDVLAHRGKPLIDVRSPEEYSGERTEIPGYPAEGALRAGHIPSAASVPWGRAAAPDATFKRRPELEALYLGEAGLTPGDEVIVYCRIGERSSHTWFVLTHLLGFESVRNYDGSWTEWGSAVRVPIVMGSEPGGGR; encoded by the coding sequence ATGTCCATCGGTGCCGACCCGTCGCCCGCGTTCGCCGGCTACGCCCACCCCAAGCGCCTGGTCTCCACGGAGTGGCTGGCCGCACAGCTGGGCGCACCGGGCCTCGTCGTGGTGGAGTCGGACGAGGACGTGCTTCTCTATGAGACCGGCCACATCCCGGGCGCGATGAAGCTCGATTGGCACACGGACCTCAACGACCCGGTCATCCGGGACTACGTCTCCCCGGAGCGCTTCGCGGAACTGCTCGGCTCGAAGGGGATCGCCCGCGACACAACGGTCGTCGTCTACGGCGACAAGAGCAACTGGTGGGCCGCCTACGCTCTGTGGGTGTTCACGCTCTTCGGTCACGAGGACGTTCGCCTCCTCGACGGCGGCCGCGACAAATGGATCGCCGAGGGCCGGGAGCTCACCCGTGAGGCCACGGCGCCGCAACCGGCCGAGTACCCGGTGGTGAAACGGGACGACACCCGCGTCCGCACCTTCAAGGACGACGTGCTCGCCCACCGGGGCAAGCCGCTGATCGACGTCCGCTCGCCCGAGGAGTACAGCGGCGAGCGCACCGAGATCCCCGGCTATCCGGCCGAGGGAGCGCTCCGTGCCGGTCACATCCCGTCCGCCGCCTCCGTGCCGTGGGGGCGCGCCGCCGCACCGGACGCCACTTTCAAGCGCCGTCCCGAGCTGGAGGCCCTCTACCTCGGCGAGGCCGGTCTGACGCCGGGCGATGAGGTGATCGTGTACTGCCGCATCGGCGAGCGTTCCAGCCACACCTGGTTCGTCCTGACGCACCTGCTCGGGTTCGAGAGCGTCCGCAACTACGACGGTTCGTGGACGGAGTGGGGTTCGGCGGTGCGCGTGCCGATCGTGATGGGCTCCGAACCGGGCGGTGGCCGATGA
- the zapE gene encoding cell division protein ZapE produces the protein MTLETTGSLPRLADRSPQITGAEIVSSLVPPSQFERASFDSYRPDRSYPSQSGAVAALKLFATSWEPQPPAGLFSRSRKKIAPTEPGVYLDGGFGVGKTHLLAAIWHEAPGPKYFGTFIEYTALVGALGYAGAVQLLRGSDLLCIDEFELDDPGDTMMMTRMLGELVASGTRIAATSNTPPNALGEGRFAASDFLREIQSLSAHFQILRIDGLDYRRRDTAGSSATLAADEYGRALGALTARGETATNDSFDGLITHLATVHPSRYIKMLEGVDVIGLSDVTVLHDQMAALRLVAFIDRVYDAEIPLLQTGVPLSEVFDDEMLGGGYRKKYLRSVSRLIALTAGELPPAA, from the coding sequence ATGACGCTCGAGACGACCGGTTCGCTGCCCCGCCTCGCGGACCGTTCGCCGCAGATCACCGGCGCCGAGATCGTGTCCAGCCTGGTCCCGCCCTCCCAGTTCGAGCGCGCGAGCTTCGACTCGTACCGTCCCGACCGCAGCTATCCGTCGCAGTCCGGGGCCGTGGCGGCCCTCAAACTGTTCGCCACGTCGTGGGAGCCGCAGCCCCCGGCCGGCCTCTTCAGCCGGAGCCGCAAGAAGATCGCCCCGACGGAACCCGGCGTCTACCTCGACGGCGGCTTCGGCGTCGGCAAGACCCACCTTCTCGCGGCGATCTGGCACGAGGCCCCCGGCCCCAAGTACTTCGGCACCTTCATCGAGTACACCGCGCTGGTCGGCGCCCTGGGCTACGCCGGCGCTGTCCAGCTGCTGCGCGGCTCGGACCTCCTCTGCATCGACGAGTTCGAGCTCGACGACCCGGGCGACACCATGATGATGACCCGGATGCTCGGCGAGCTCGTCGCGTCCGGCACCCGCATCGCCGCCACGTCCAACACTCCGCCCAACGCCCTCGGCGAGGGGCGGTTCGCCGCCAGCGACTTCCTCCGCGAGATCCAGTCGCTCTCCGCCCATTTCCAGATCCTCCGCATCGACGGCCTCGACTACCGCCGCCGGGACACCGCCGGCTCGTCCGCGACTCTCGCCGCCGACGAGTACGGCCGAGCGCTCGGAGCGCTCACCGCCCGCGGCGAGACCGCGACGAACGACTCGTTCGACGGCCTCATCACTCACCTGGCGACCGTCCACCCCTCCCGGTACATCAAGATGCTGGAGGGCGTGGACGTCATCGGCCTCTCCGATGTGACCGTGCTGCACGACCAGATGGCTGCCCTGCGTCTGGTGGCGTTCATCGACCGGGTTTACGACGCGGAGATCCCCCTCCTTCAGACCGGTGTCCCGCTCAGCGAAGTCTTCGACGATGAGATGCTTGGCGGGGGATACCGGAAGAAGTACCTGCGCTCGGTCTCCCGGTTGATCGCGCTGACGGCGGGGGAGCTGCCGCCGGCGGCGTAG
- a CDS encoding ammonium transporter, producing the protein MVFHTAADYAEAGTVNSLWLLVAAALVLLMTPGVAFFYGGMVRAKSVVSMMMMSVGAMAIVSVLWVVYGYGLAFGTPLIPHVLGAPDWFLGSLMGKDGMTPDLSGLAFAGFQATFAIITVALISGAIADRAKFGAWMVFAAMWVTVVYFPVAFWVFNLSQGWIASVLHVNDFAGGTAVHINAGAAGLALALVLGKRVGFQKGMSKPHNVPLTLLGAALLWFGWFGFNAGSEAAVDGVAALAWINTLAAPAAATIGWLVVEKVKDGKPTSIGAASGAVAGLVAITPACNILTPFWAILLGLVAGAVCAIAVDLKFKLGFDDSLDVVGIHLIGGLIGTLWIGFFGFTHIDGDASKPFSSLLYGGSFVQLGAQAIGAFAVLIYSFVLAFVIGSVIQRTMGFRIKNEDELAGVDTVVHGEEGYSLETV; encoded by the coding sequence ATGGTGTTTCACACAGCAGCGGACTACGCAGAGGCAGGGACCGTCAACTCCCTGTGGCTGCTCGTGGCCGCAGCCCTCGTTCTGCTGATGACCCCGGGCGTCGCTTTCTTCTACGGCGGCATGGTGCGGGCGAAGAGCGTCGTGTCCATGATGATGATGAGCGTCGGCGCGATGGCGATCGTGAGCGTGCTCTGGGTCGTCTACGGGTACGGGCTCGCGTTCGGAACGCCGCTCATCCCGCACGTTCTCGGCGCACCGGACTGGTTCCTGGGCAGCCTCATGGGCAAGGACGGGATGACCCCCGATCTGTCCGGGCTCGCCTTCGCCGGGTTCCAGGCCACGTTCGCGATCATCACCGTCGCCCTGATCTCCGGCGCGATCGCCGACCGGGCGAAGTTCGGCGCGTGGATGGTGTTCGCCGCCATGTGGGTGACGGTCGTTTACTTCCCGGTCGCGTTCTGGGTGTTCAACCTCTCTCAGGGCTGGATCGCCAGCGTTCTGCACGTCAACGACTTCGCCGGTGGCACGGCTGTCCACATCAACGCCGGTGCGGCCGGGCTGGCCCTTGCGTTGGTGCTCGGCAAACGTGTCGGGTTCCAGAAAGGGATGAGCAAACCGCACAATGTGCCGCTCACCCTCCTTGGCGCTGCGCTCCTGTGGTTCGGTTGGTTCGGCTTCAACGCCGGGTCGGAGGCCGCTGTGGACGGTGTGGCCGCCCTCGCCTGGATCAACACGCTGGCCGCTCCGGCCGCCGCGACGATCGGCTGGCTCGTGGTCGAGAAGGTCAAGGACGGCAAGCCCACCTCGATCGGGGCGGCATCGGGTGCGGTCGCCGGTCTGGTCGCGATCACTCCGGCATGCAACATCCTGACGCCGTTCTGGGCCATCCTGCTCGGTCTCGTCGCCGGTGCGGTGTGTGCGATCGCGGTGGACCTGAAGTTCAAACTCGGTTTCGACGACTCGCTCGACGTGGTCGGCATCCACCTCATCGGCGGTCTGATCGGAACGCTGTGGATCGGCTTCTTCGGCTTCACCCACATCGACGGCGACGCCTCCAAGCCGTTCTCCAGTCTGCTCTACGGCGGCAGCTTCGTGCAGCTGGGCGCGCAGGCGATCGGCGCCTTCGCAGTGCTGATCTACTCCTTCGTCCTGGCCTTCGTGATCGGCTCTGTCATTCAGCGGACGATGGGCTTCCGGATCAAGAACGAGGACGAACTCGCCGGTGTCGACACGGTCGTCCACGGCGAGGAGGGGTACTCGCTCGAGACCGTCTGA